From a single Sinomonas atrocyanea genomic region:
- a CDS encoding ATP-dependent DNA ligase, with amino-acid sequence MADSEILRVDGPDGVREVKLSSPDKVLWPVTDGAAPVTKRDLADYLVTVAAPFLRLNGDRPMTLQRFPEGIGGEEFFSKRPPRGAPGYLRTVTCTYPSRRRHDQLVFDEPAALAWAAQMGTVTFHPWPVRTANLDNPDELRIDLDPQPGRTFADAVVAAQALREVMAEAGLTAFAKTSGNRGVHVYARIRPTHEFQDVRHGVIGIARELERRLPELVTTAWWKEERGERVFVDFNQANRDRTIAAAYSPRPLPHAPVSTPLTWDELADADPRDFTVRTVPGLLAERECPWAGIDGTAADVAGALELWERDLERGLGELNFPPDYPKMPGEPPRVPPSRRKADRADAEYMAPKAERDAEWGTAIAPPYGPMLAKPVKKLPEGEFLYEPKWDGFRAIIWRSGDRVEIGSRNALPMTRYFPELVTAFVENLPDHSVIDGEIILVDPESGDRLDFDTLQQRIHPAASRIAKLSAATPASFVAFDLLALGHDNYVERPFRERRAALEEALKDAEPPVYLTNATRDPAVALEWFSAFEGAGLDGIVAKPLDELYAEDKRVMSKLKHERTADCVVAGYRLYKDEPDAIGSLLLGLHDDQGKLHSVGVVGAFPMARRRELFTELQPLVTTFDGHPWASAQPAEEAPDNRDQSIPRTPTAAAHSRWNAKKDLSFVPLRPERVAEVRYDHTEGDRFRHTAQWVRWREDRSPASCTYSQLEEPVRYDLSSVLDGDQ; translated from the coding sequence ATGGCGGACTCCGAGATCCTGCGCGTGGACGGCCCCGACGGTGTGCGGGAGGTCAAGCTGAGCAGCCCGGACAAGGTGCTCTGGCCCGTCACCGATGGCGCGGCTCCGGTCACCAAGCGCGACCTGGCAGACTACCTGGTCACGGTGGCGGCGCCGTTCCTCCGCCTCAACGGCGACCGCCCCATGACGCTGCAGCGCTTCCCTGAGGGGATCGGCGGCGAGGAGTTCTTCTCCAAGCGGCCGCCGCGGGGCGCGCCGGGCTACCTGAGGACGGTGACGTGCACCTATCCGTCACGCCGGCGCCACGACCAGCTCGTGTTCGACGAGCCTGCAGCGCTCGCATGGGCCGCCCAGATGGGAACGGTGACCTTCCACCCCTGGCCGGTGCGCACGGCCAACCTGGACAACCCGGACGAGCTGCGGATCGACCTGGACCCCCAGCCGGGGCGGACCTTCGCCGACGCCGTCGTCGCGGCCCAGGCCCTCCGCGAGGTCATGGCCGAGGCCGGGCTCACCGCCTTCGCGAAGACCTCCGGCAACCGTGGCGTCCACGTCTACGCGCGCATCCGCCCCACGCACGAGTTCCAGGATGTGCGCCACGGCGTCATCGGGATCGCCCGCGAGCTCGAGCGGCGCCTGCCGGAGCTGGTCACCACAGCCTGGTGGAAGGAGGAGCGCGGCGAGCGGGTCTTCGTCGACTTCAACCAGGCCAACCGCGACCGCACGATCGCCGCCGCCTACTCTCCCCGGCCCCTGCCGCACGCGCCCGTCTCGACCCCGCTGACCTGGGACGAGCTGGCCGACGCCGACCCGCGGGATTTCACGGTCCGCACCGTCCCGGGCCTCCTGGCTGAGCGGGAGTGCCCCTGGGCGGGCATCGACGGCACGGCGGCCGACGTGGCCGGCGCACTGGAGCTGTGGGAGCGGGACCTCGAGCGCGGGCTCGGCGAGCTGAACTTCCCGCCCGACTACCCCAAGATGCCCGGCGAACCGCCGCGCGTCCCGCCCAGCAGGCGCAAGGCCGACCGGGCGGACGCGGAGTACATGGCCCCCAAGGCGGAGCGCGACGCCGAGTGGGGCACCGCCATCGCGCCTCCCTACGGGCCCATGCTCGCCAAGCCGGTCAAGAAGCTCCCCGAAGGCGAGTTCCTGTACGAGCCGAAGTGGGACGGCTTCCGCGCCATCATCTGGCGCTCCGGCGACCGGGTCGAGATCGGATCGCGCAACGCCCTGCCCATGACCCGCTACTTCCCCGAGCTCGTCACCGCCTTCGTGGAGAACCTTCCCGACCATTCCGTCATCGACGGCGAGATCATCCTGGTCGACCCGGAGTCCGGGGACCGCCTCGACTTCGACACGCTGCAGCAGCGGATCCATCCTGCCGCCTCGCGCATCGCCAAGCTCAGCGCAGCCACGCCGGCCAGCTTCGTCGCCTTCGACCTGCTCGCGCTGGGCCACGACAACTACGTCGAACGCCCCTTCCGGGAACGGCGCGCTGCGCTCGAGGAGGCCCTGAAGGACGCCGAGCCGCCGGTGTACCTCACGAACGCCACCCGGGACCCCGCCGTCGCCCTGGAATGGTTCAGCGCCTTCGAGGGTGCGGGCCTGGACGGGATCGTGGCCAAGCCGCTCGACGAGCTCTATGCCGAGGACAAGCGGGTCATGTCCAAGCTGAAGCACGAGCGGACCGCGGACTGCGTCGTGGCCGGCTACCGGCTGTACAAGGACGAGCCCGACGCCATCGGCTCCCTGCTCCTGGGCCTGCACGACGATCAGGGCAAGCTCCACTCAGTGGGGGTCGTCGGGGCCTTCCCGATGGCCCGCCGCCGCGAGCTGTTCACGGAGCTGCAGCCTCTCGTCACGACCTTCGACGGCCACCCCTGGGCCTCGGCGCAGCCTGCCGAGGAGGCCCCCGACAACCGCGACCAGTCCATCCCGCGCACTCCGACGGCCGCGGCCCACTCGCGCTGGAACGCGAAGAAGGACCTCTCCTTCGTCCCGCTGCGGCCCGAACGCGTGGCCGAGGTGCGCTATGACCACACCGAGGGCGACCGCTTCCGGCACACCGCACAATGGGTGCGGTGGCGCGAGGACCGCTCGCCCGCGTCCTGCACCTACAGCCAGCTGGAGGAGCCGGTCCGCTACGACCTCTCCTCCGTCCTGGACGGGGACCAGTAG
- a CDS encoding ArnT family glycosyltransferase, translating to MASTLGYEPPGTTPPGTTPPSAAPSPATPPGARTPRPGRLGVTSWRSRPAGPLAGRAGAAGAVRRRLELAAVLAAIAALYLWNLTANGWANAFYSAAAQAGSQNWEAFFFGSSDAGNSITVDKPPASLWIVDLSVRVFGLSSASILVPEVLMGVATAAILYLAVRRAVRAATGSDAAAHRGGLLAAVVLALTPVAALMFRFNNPDALLVLLMTAAAYAVVRSVQDGKARWLVGAGVLLGLGFLTKQLQVLLVVPGFGIAYLVAAPHRLGRRLLHLVGALAAMAASAGWWILAVELTPASARPFIGGSQGNSILELTFGYNGFGRLDGNEVGSVGGGNGWGQPGLFRLFSASFGGQIAWLLPSALILGAALVWAGRRAPRTDPVRASVIVWGGWVLVTGLTFSLMAGIIHEYYSVALAPGIAALVGLGAAILWHRRSLRTESAALAAAMAAAGATGAVLLGRATGFVPWLPPVVAVAGIAAAAGMVAGTFGTRLVPGWSAWGSRTTASLALLAGLAGPLAFTAQTVSTAHTGAIVSAGPSSGFGFGGRGGFGGQRQFIQGQFGQGTGAPAASGFGPQGGRSGGFGGRGGGAGLLGAATPSSALVAALTDDASKYTWAAAVVGSNNAAGYQLATGQPVMALGGFNGTDPSPTLAQFQQLVSEGKVHWFIAASIMGRDSGSNAARQIAQWVEANYTAQTIGGETVYRLG from the coding sequence ATGGCGAGCACCCTGGGCTACGAGCCGCCGGGGACCACTCCGCCAGGGACGACCCCGCCCTCGGCGGCCCCGTCCCCGGCGACCCCACCCGGGGCCCGCACTCCCCGCCCCGGCCGTCTGGGAGTCACCTCCTGGAGGTCACGTCCTGCGGGTCCGCTCGCCGGGCGTGCGGGGGCGGCCGGTGCCGTGCGGCGGCGCCTCGAGCTCGCTGCAGTCCTCGCGGCGATCGCGGCCCTCTACCTGTGGAACCTCACCGCCAACGGCTGGGCCAACGCGTTCTACTCGGCCGCGGCCCAGGCCGGCAGCCAGAACTGGGAGGCGTTCTTCTTCGGCTCCTCGGATGCCGGGAACTCGATCACGGTGGACAAGCCCCCCGCGTCGCTCTGGATCGTGGACCTCTCGGTCCGGGTGTTCGGGCTCAGCTCGGCCTCGATCCTCGTCCCCGAGGTCCTCATGGGTGTCGCCACCGCGGCGATCCTGTACCTCGCGGTCCGCAGGGCCGTCCGGGCGGCGACCGGGAGCGACGCCGCCGCGCACCGCGGCGGCCTCCTCGCCGCCGTCGTGCTCGCGCTCACCCCGGTGGCGGCGCTCATGTTCCGGTTCAACAACCCGGACGCGCTGCTCGTGCTGCTCATGACGGCGGCCGCCTACGCCGTGGTGCGGTCGGTCCAGGACGGGAAGGCGCGCTGGCTCGTGGGAGCGGGCGTCCTGCTCGGACTCGGCTTCCTGACCAAGCAGCTCCAGGTGCTCCTCGTGGTCCCGGGCTTCGGGATCGCGTACCTGGTGGCGGCCCCGCACCGGCTCGGGCGGCGTCTGCTCCACCTCGTCGGCGCGCTCGCGGCGATGGCCGCCTCGGCGGGCTGGTGGATCCTCGCGGTCGAGCTGACCCCCGCGAGCGCCAGGCCGTTCATCGGCGGGTCCCAGGGCAACTCCATCCTCGAGCTCACGTTCGGGTACAACGGGTTCGGCCGGCTCGACGGCAACGAGGTCGGCTCCGTGGGCGGGGGCAACGGCTGGGGCCAGCCGGGCCTCTTCCGGCTCTTCTCGGCCTCATTCGGCGGCCAGATCGCGTGGCTCCTGCCCTCCGCGCTCATCCTGGGCGCCGCCCTGGTGTGGGCGGGGCGCCGCGCTCCCCGGACCGATCCCGTGCGGGCCTCGGTGATCGTGTGGGGCGGCTGGGTCCTCGTCACGGGCCTCACGTTCAGCCTCATGGCCGGCATCATCCACGAGTACTACTCGGTGGCGCTCGCTCCCGGCATCGCGGCCCTGGTGGGCCTCGGCGCGGCCATCCTGTGGCACCGCCGCTCCCTGCGCACCGAATCGGCGGCCTTGGCCGCGGCCATGGCGGCCGCCGGGGCGACGGGCGCCGTACTGCTGGGCCGTGCCACGGGCTTCGTGCCGTGGCTGCCGCCGGTGGTCGCGGTCGCGGGGATCGCCGCGGCAGCCGGCATGGTCGCGGGGACCTTCGGCACGCGCCTCGTCCCGGGCTGGAGTGCCTGGGGCTCGCGGACGACGGCGTCCCTCGCCCTCCTCGCGGGCCTCGCCGGCCCGCTGGCCTTCACAGCGCAGACGGTCTCCACCGCGCACACCGGGGCCATCGTGAGCGCCGGGCCGTCCTCCGGATTCGGGTTCGGCGGCCGGGGCGGGTTCGGAGGCCAGCGCCAGTTCATCCAGGGCCAGTTCGGCCAGGGCACGGGCGCCCCGGCGGCGAGCGGCTTCGGCCCCCAGGGTGGGCGCTCGGGCGGCTTCGGCGGACGCGGAGGCGGGGCCGGGCTGCTGGGCGCCGCCACGCCGTCCTCCGCGCTCGTCGCAGCCCTGACCGACGACGCGTCCAAGTACACGTGGGCCGCTGCGGTGGTCGGGTCCAACAACGCCGCCGGCTACCAGCTCGCGACCGGCCAGCCCGTCATGGCGCTGGGCGGGTTCAACGGGACCGACCCGTCCCCCACGCTCGCGCAGTTCCAGCAGCTCGTGTCCGAGGGCAAGGTGCACTGGTTCATCGCGGCCTCGATCATGGGCAGGGACTCGGGGTCCAACGCAGCCCGGCAGATCGCCCAGTGGGTCGAGGCGAACTACACCGCCCAGACCATCGGCGGGGAGACGGTCTACCGGCTCGGGTGA
- a CDS encoding glycosyltransferase family 39 protein, which produces MTTSLTPDTGSGTSAGTVDTAPPTAPAGRTAAASSRRRPPARPSWRRIAFGADQPRWARPSAFGLIVASGFLYLWNLTNSGWANEFYAAAIQAGSKDWTAWFFGSLDAGNAITVDKPPAAFWIPGLLGRIFGFNSFTMLLPEALMGVASVALMYAAVKRVSGPAAGLIAGGALAATPVAALMFRFNNPDAMLTFCLVLAAYMTVRAIEKAGWKWLVGVGAVLGLAFLTKMLAGIIIVPALGLAYLWAAPTTLRQRIVHLLGALGGLVAVAGAYIAAFTLTPTTVRPYMAGSQTNSFLELTFGYNGLARIFGNRGGGFGGAVRDRASDAGAAAGSAAQGGAGFGGFAGGAPGGGGPGGGFGGAAGITRMFGPTFGTEISWLLPAALILLVAGFWFTRRAVRTDRVRASLIIWGGWTILTALVFSFMTGTVHNYYTIALAPGIAGVVGIGAAELWRGRSYWPSRIVLAVAVLGTSVWTAVLLGRDASWLPWLRVVVVVLGVLAALGFLVRADRFGAGRVRAGAVALAVTALLAGGLGSAAFTVATASVGHSGAIPTSGPSGASGFGTRAGFAQFRDRLGTSPDGSAAEALGGAAAGGAGTGAAGVPGQGGFGGQMQGGPGGGASASSELVALLKQTTTKWSAATTGANSAASLELASDTNVIAMGGFMGSDPYPSLDEFKALVSKGEVTYYIAGGGMGGGFGGRGGGTTDASAITQWVEANFQAQTVGSTTVYKLVK; this is translated from the coding sequence ATGACCACCTCGCTCACTCCAGACACCGGATCCGGCACCTCCGCCGGCACGGTCGACACCGCGCCCCCCACAGCCCCGGCTGGGCGGACAGCGGCGGCCTCCTCCCGCCGTCGTCCGCCCGCCCGGCCCTCGTGGCGCCGCATCGCCTTCGGCGCGGACCAGCCCCGCTGGGCCCGCCCGTCCGCGTTCGGCCTCATCGTCGCCTCCGGGTTCCTCTACCTGTGGAACCTGACGAACTCCGGCTGGGCGAACGAGTTCTACGCCGCGGCGATCCAGGCCGGCAGCAAGGACTGGACCGCGTGGTTCTTCGGCTCCCTCGACGCCGGCAACGCGATCACCGTGGACAAGCCCCCGGCCGCGTTCTGGATCCCCGGGCTCCTGGGGCGCATCTTCGGCTTCAACTCGTTCACCATGCTCCTGCCCGAGGCGCTCATGGGCGTCGCCTCGGTCGCGCTGATGTACGCCGCGGTCAAGCGCGTGAGCGGGCCGGCCGCGGGGCTCATCGCGGGCGGCGCGCTCGCGGCCACGCCCGTCGCGGCGCTCATGTTCCGGTTCAACAACCCGGACGCGATGCTCACGTTCTGCCTGGTCCTGGCGGCCTACATGACCGTCCGCGCGATCGAGAAGGCCGGCTGGAAGTGGCTCGTGGGTGTGGGCGCCGTCCTCGGCCTCGCGTTCCTGACGAAGATGCTCGCCGGCATCATCATCGTGCCCGCGCTCGGCCTGGCCTACCTGTGGGCCGCGCCGACCACGCTGCGCCAGCGGATCGTGCACCTGCTCGGCGCGCTCGGCGGCCTCGTCGCCGTGGCCGGCGCCTACATCGCCGCATTCACCCTCACCCCCACGACCGTGCGCCCCTACATGGCCGGCTCGCAGACCAACAGCTTCCTCGAGCTCACCTTCGGGTACAACGGCCTCGCCCGCATCTTCGGCAACCGCGGCGGCGGCTTCGGGGGCGCGGTGCGGGACCGCGCGTCCGACGCCGGTGCTGCCGCCGGCTCGGCAGCGCAGGGCGGGGCCGGCTTCGGCGGGTTCGCCGGCGGGGCCCCCGGCGGCGGTGGCCCGGGTGGCGGCTTCGGAGGCGCCGCAGGGATCACCCGCATGTTCGGCCCGACCTTCGGCACCGAGATCTCCTGGCTCCTGCCGGCGGCGCTGATCCTGCTCGTCGCCGGGTTCTGGTTCACCCGGCGGGCCGTCCGCACCGACCGCGTGCGTGCCTCCCTGATCATCTGGGGCGGCTGGACGATCCTCACGGCCCTGGTGTTCTCGTTCATGACCGGGACGGTGCACAACTACTACACGATCGCCCTTGCGCCCGGGATCGCCGGGGTGGTGGGCATCGGCGCCGCCGAGCTGTGGCGGGGCCGGTCCTACTGGCCGTCCCGGATCGTCCTGGCCGTGGCCGTGCTCGGCACGAGCGTCTGGACCGCGGTGCTCCTCGGCCGCGACGCGTCGTGGCTGCCGTGGCTGCGGGTGGTGGTCGTGGTGCTCGGCGTCCTCGCCGCACTGGGCTTCCTGGTCCGGGCGGACCGCTTCGGGGCGGGCAGGGTCCGGGCCGGTGCCGTGGCACTGGCTGTGACCGCGCTCCTGGCCGGCGGGCTCGGCTCCGCTGCGTTCACGGTCGCCACGGCCTCGGTGGGCCACAGCGGCGCGATCCCGACCTCGGGGCCGTCCGGCGCCAGCGGCTTCGGGACGCGCGCCGGGTTCGCTCAGTTCCGCGACCGCCTCGGCACCTCCCCTGACGGCTCTGCCGCCGAGGCCCTCGGCGGCGCGGCCGCCGGCGGGGCCGGCACCGGCGCCGCGGGCGTCCCGGGCCAGGGCGGCTTCGGCGGCCAGATGCAGGGCGGCCCCGGCGGCGGGGCGAGCGCGTCGAGCGAGCTCGTGGCGCTCCTGAAGCAGACCACCACCAAGTGGTCCGCAGCGACCACCGGCGCGAACTCTGCGGCCTCCCTCGAGCTCGCCTCGGACACCAACGTCATCGCGATGGGCGGCTTCATGGGCAGCGACCCCTACCCGAGCCTCGATGAGTTCAAGGCCCTCGTGTCCAAGGGAGAGGTCACGTACTACATCGCGGGCGGCGGCATGGGCGGCGGGTTCGGCGGCCGCGGCGGCGGCACCACCGACGCCTCCGCGATCACCCAGTGGGTCGAGGCGAACTTCCAGGCGCAGACCGTCGGCTCGACGACTGTCTATAAGCTGGTGAAGTGA